Proteins encoded together in one Perognathus longimembris pacificus isolate PPM17 chromosome 8, ASM2315922v1, whole genome shotgun sequence window:
- the Krcc1 gene encoding lysine-rich coiled-coil protein 1 isoform X3: MRNLFTFSIMADPQTDDSFQHELEDYIRQQRARGLQPKVCFRKEPEVSVPREGGHNHFTSPVLEQELSFGGHFSNFPTAHERLSMEEGQVPPLPESHHSRQRLESPNNYQNDRHYFPQSPWIRSHNLSWEHGRRVCPAGGEDRCQRRRREEEEDAATEEPVPVKRKYPAERGSPKEHQGLSTKKTKRESERSQKTPDRMDHQYAADDSKGKSQSHRKKKGHGRKSPEERDLWDEAILGSCF, encoded by the coding sequence AAATTTATTCACCTTCAGTATAATGGCAGATCCTCAGACGGATGATTCTTTCCAACATGAACTTGAAGATTATATTAGACAGCAGAGAGCCAGAGGATTGCAGCCAAAGGTTTGCTTTAGAAAAGAACCTGAGGTCTCTGTACCCCGAGAAGGAGGCCACAACCACTTCACATCTCCAGTGCTTGAGCAAGAACTCTCCTTCGGTGGACACTTCTCCAACTTCCCCACTGCCCACGAGAGGCTGAGCATGGAGGAAGGCCAGGTCCCTCCCTTACCTGAAAGCCATCACTCCAGACAAAGGCTGGAATCGCCCAACAACTACCAAAACGATCGCCACTATTTTCCCCAAAGCCCCTGGATTCGAAGTCACAACCTCTCCTGGGAGCACGGCCGCAGGGTCTGCCCAGCAGGCGGTGAAGACAGATGCCAAAGGAGGCggcgggaggaggaagaagatgctgCCACCGAAGAGCCAGTGCCGGTCAAGAGAAAGTACCCTGCCGAGAGAGGCTCCCCCAAAGAACACCAGGGCCTCAGCACGAAGAAAACcaagagagagtcagagagatcgCAGAAGACCCCAGACAGGATGGACCACCAGTATGCAGCAGATGACTCCAAAGGGAAAAGCCAGTCCCACAGGAAGAAAAAGGGACACGGCAGGAAAAGTCCAGAGGAGAGGGACTTGTGGGATGAGGCTATTTTGGGCAGTTGTTTTTGA